Below is a genomic region from Candidatus Fermentibacter sp..
TATCAGGACGTATCCGTCGTCCGGGGACTTGTACACGTAGGGCCAGAAGGTGGGATCGTCCTCCTCGAAGACGATCGTGTCGGCCGCCGCCGGGGTGCCCAGCGCGTGCCTCATGATCCTGCAGGTGCGCCACGTGCTGTCCAGGGCTCCATAGAAGACGGTGCGCGAGTCGTTGCCCCAGACCAGGCTCCCGTCCGTGCCCCTGAGCGTGTCGTCCAGCAGCCTCCCGGTGCCCATCTCGACGAAGACCATAGTGTATTCGAGCGAACCCGTCGTGTCGAAGGCCACGCCCGCGATGGTGCCGTCAGGGCTCATCCCGGGCCACGCATCCATGTACTCCCTGCCGGATGCCAGCGCGGCGACGTCCAGGACCGTCTCGGCCTGGCCTCCGGTCTCGGGGCGCCTCATGTAGACGGGATAGTCGCTCCCCTCGTCGAAGCGGCTCCAGTAGAGGAATCCGTTGTAAGGATACGGGACGGACGAGTCGGAGAGCGGAATCCGGACCTCCATCTCGGCCACGAGGCTGTCGACGAGAGGCGCCGTCCCCGCCATCAGGGAGTCGGCGTAGGCGTTCTCCGCCTCGAGATAGGCGATCACGGCCGGGTCCTTCCTGTCGCGCATCCAGTAGTACTCGTCGACGCGGTCGCCGCAGGGGGACTCGACCGTGAAGGGGCGCATCTCTGCAACGGGCGGCGGAACCGGGCAGGCGGCCGGGTCGAGCGCTGCCAGCACGGGGATGAGATTCGCCAACAGCAACTCCATGAGGAACCTCCCGGGGAATCGGTCGCAGTGTGATGAAAAGCCTCAGTAATAGTACCAGATGCTCGAGTAGTCCGAGATGTCCTCGCCGTCCGCGGCGAGCCGGGACAGGTAGTCCAGCACGGGCACGTCCGTGCCCAGGTATCCCCCCTGTCTCGTGATGTTCTTCTCCCAGGGGTGGAACTCGTAGAGCCTCGAACCGTCCGGCATCACCGAGACCAGATCCCTGTTCAGATTGGCGAGAAGATAGTTCTTTCCGAGGCCGGGGACATTGTATACCGGCGTATCCGTCCGGCGGGTGCCGGGGAGGAGCCTGGCCTCCTCCTGGTATTCCTGCAGGATCCTTGCGATGGGCACCCTGTATTCGACTGTCTCCTGCTTGCCCTTGGGCACGAAGGTGTAGTAGGGATCGATCCCGATCCGGCGCAGGAGCATCCGGAGCTTCGCCGCCTCGAACCGCCTCGAGATGTAGTAGGTGAACACGAGCTGGTTGTAGACGGCGATCCCCCTCATCCTGACGGCATCGACCGCCCTCACTGCAGCGGGGGTGATCTCGCAGGGGTGCTGGACGTGGGTCACGACCGCCACTTCGCGCCTTCCCGGCGACCTCAAGTCGGAGAGGAGATCGAGAAGGCCGGGCGTGAACCTCATCGGCATGGTCACGGGAGTACGGGTGCCTATCCTCACCAGATCGACGTGGTCGATGGCGGCGATCCTCCGGAGTATCGAGCCCAGGCTGGAGTCGTCCATCGCGAGAGGATCGCCTCCGGTCACCAGCACCTCGCGGATCGACGGGTGGTCGGCAATCCAGTCCAGCGCATCGTTCAGACCGGATTCGGGGGCCATCGCAGTCGGCGACATGGCCCCCTCAATCTCCCAGTTGCGCTGGCAGTAGACGCAGACCTGCGGACAGGCGTTGTACGGCTTCAGGATCGCGATCGCGGGATACCTCCTCGTCACGAGGTCGACGGGTGACGTGTCCCTTTCGCGCATGAAGTCGAGATCCGCCCTGTGCCGCGCGGCCTCGAAGGACTCGACGTACTCCTTCGAGGGCACCACCTGCGCCCTGAGTGCGCGGTCGCCCGGGCCGGCGCCGGGGTCCATGAGGGACGCGTAGTAGGGGGTGACGGCGAACGGGATGGAGAGTCCGGCCGCCTTTTCGACCCCTGACGTGTCGATGCCCGGGATCAGCCTCGCGAGCAGCCCGGGCGATGTCACAGCGTTCGCGGCCTGCCAGCGCCAGTCGTCCCAGTCGCGTTCGCCGCCGCCCAGGATGTCGAGCACCCGCCGCCGCCCGTCCTCCCTCCGGCTGACGGCTTCCGGAGTCAGACCGTCCTCCCAGCGGTTCATCCAGGATTCGACGGTCTGCCAGATCCGGTCCAGCTCGCCTGATCTCCGGACGGCAGCCTCCCTGCCCGACAGGGATCTCGTGTCGGATTCGTCGTTCATCATCCAGGACCCGGCCCTGCCCGCCAGCCCCCTGAAGAGGTTGATGAACTCGGCATTGAACGCGGGCGACTGCCCGCCCCCGGCTCCGCCTCTCTGGATGGCGATCAGCTTCTCGAGGACGGAGAAGCCCGCCTTCTCCTCCGAGTGGGGCAGCAGCATGCCTCTGAGAGCCCTGGCGCAGTCCCTCACCGTCGAATATCTGAATCCCTGGTCGTCGGTGAAGCGGGCCTGGATTCCACCGAGCTCGTTCAGGATGCGTGTCCGGGCCCTGTCGAGCGTGCGGCAGCGCGAGACGGGGTCGATCAGCCAGGCGGCGGCGTCTCTCAGATCATCGCCGGTGTAGATGGACTCGAGGTTGCCATACATGGGTGCCTCGCCGTCTCCGGCTCTCGAAGGATTCCCGGGGCTGTCGCCGGGGAACAACCCGGTGGCCGAGTGTTATAATACCAATGTATGGGCATGACGGTTTCCTCGATCCTTCTTTCGGCGTGGGTGGCGGCATCCGCGCCCATGGGCGTTCCGGGGTCCGGTGCGGACGAAACCGCCCTGCCCTGCGGGATGGCCGGCACGGAGGAGCCCGCGGACGGGCGGCTCCTGCTGCTCCCGCGCGGGATCGAGTCCCTCGCGGCGGGCATGGCCTGCCGCGAGCGGGAGACGCTCATCCCGGTCCCGGACTGGCTCGACTCCTTCCTCGATCGCGCCCCCGCCCTCCGGGGCTCCGGGGTCAGCTTCCACTTCGACAGACGGAGCTTCCTCCTCGGCTACACCCTCGATCTGAGCATATAGGAAAGGGCGCCGGTCGCCCGGCGCCCTTCCGTCTCTTCCAGTCTGCTATTCTACAGCGAGCGGAATCCTCGTGATGGTCGTGTTCGGATCCGTGGCCTCGGTGACGTAGCGGATCTCGTACTCGCCGGCCGCGGGGGCGGTGAAGGTCAGGGTGCTGCCCTCGGCGACGTAGTACCACTCCCATCCCGCCCATTCACCCTCGGGGGTGCCGGAGGGGACGACCACGATGTACTCGCCTTCGGCAGCGGTGCCCGCCCACGTGACGTCGAACGCCGCGCCGGCCGTGACGGAGGCGGGGGCGGAGAGCGTGACGCCGCCCAGGCCGCTGACTGCGACAACGGCCCTGGCGAGGGTGGAGTCGGGCTCCGTGAGCTCGGTGGCGAACCTGATCTCGAAGTTGCCGGATACCGGCGGAGCGGTGAAGGTCAGGGGATTGCCGGAGCTGACGTAGTACCACTCCGAACCTGCCCAGTCAC
It encodes:
- a CDS encoding KamA family radical SAM protein, yielding MYGNLESIYTGDDLRDAAAWLIDPVSRCRTLDRARTRILNELGGIQARFTDDQGFRYSTVRDCARALRGMLLPHSEEKAGFSVLEKLIAIQRGGAGGGQSPAFNAEFINLFRGLAGRAGSWMMNDESDTRSLSGREAAVRRSGELDRIWQTVESWMNRWEDGLTPEAVSRREDGRRRVLDILGGGERDWDDWRWQAANAVTSPGLLARLIPGIDTSGVEKAAGLSIPFAVTPYYASLMDPGAGPGDRALRAQVVPSKEYVESFEAARHRADLDFMRERDTSPVDLVTRRYPAIAILKPYNACPQVCVYCQRNWEIEGAMSPTAMAPESGLNDALDWIADHPSIREVLVTGGDPLAMDDSSLGSILRRIAAIDHVDLVRIGTRTPVTMPMRFTPGLLDLLSDLRSPGRREVAVVTHVQHPCEITPAAVRAVDAVRMRGIAVYNQLVFTYYISRRFEAAKLRMLLRRIGIDPYYTFVPKGKQETVEYRVPIARILQEYQEEARLLPGTRRTDTPVYNVPGLGKNYLLANLNRDLVSVMPDGSRLYEFHPWEKNITRQGGYLGTDVPVLDYLSRLAADGEDISDYSSIWYYY